The following nucleotide sequence is from Drosophila simulans strain w501 chromosome 3L, Prin_Dsim_3.1, whole genome shotgun sequence.
AGGCTCTACGGTTATTCGGAGCGGACAGGCACACaatttacacatttaaaattcaaataaagtCATTTGCATGCAGACGAAATGAGCGGTTCGGCCATCTGGACACTGTCGCAACATATGCGACGCCGTCTGACCTTTGAACTCGACCCCTCGCCTCAgtggatttttgtttttgtacatTTGTCATCATTAGTGACCCGACCtggttggccaaaacaagaaaaataaatgtgcgCCTAAAACATAAAGGTGGACGAACGAATTTGCCGGGAAAGCCCCTTGCAAAGTGGCTAAATGAGCCAACGGCCAGAACTGGCTTAGCAAAGTGGATTTTCTTTTGGATGTCGGTGAGGGAGCACcttattatacaaatttaagaAGTGGctgaaaaatttgaataatgtTTTAAAGGTTCAAGCACTAGCTTACTTCTCAACAGGAATTTAAACTTCACTTCATTTACACTACTAAGATGTTAAAACTTAATGcattggttttttaacaaCCCAAATTGGACAACGTgccaattttatattttccatatCGATTGATGTGTTACTGGCATtaaactgaaatgaaaaactaagCTCTCCTCTCAATGTATTGACAGGCTTCTCAAGCAATTTCAGAGTTCGCCACTAATCCAGACAAACTCGGCTTAATTACTTACAAGCAAATTgaaaccataaataaatgaaatgcgtTGAAACAAAAACTTCAACggcgggcaaaaaaaaagtatatatatatttggggCGCGGAGCTGAGAAGGAAAATCGGCCTAATACCCATATTGATAACATAAGCCAAATGATTTACGGCCTGGTCAATCAACAAGGAGCGGCGAATACGGCAATAGTCCTCGGCTAAGTCGTATCGATTTGACTTTTGATTGATATTTGTATTGGGCTTACCGGGTATTTGGATGGGATCAGGCCAGGTTTTCAGGCATCAGGCATAAATCCTTTAAATGAAGTTAGAAAGTTGCTGCTACCGGGGCTTAAGAGtatcaattttaataaatttccgCATGTTCCGCCATTAATTTCAgttaatttgccatttttcatgCTTTGCCACACGACACATTCGGCACGCTACTGCCATTTGGCCAGGACCTTTGCATACAGGACCTGTGCCCGTTCATCAATGACACACGGCGAAGAAGCACCGTAAATATCCTCGCAGCCAGCCAATATGTTTACACGCACAGGCAACTGGGAACTTGTGCCATGGCTTTGGCTCTCCCCTTTGGCCAGGagatttccgtttccggtggCAGCCAGGCTGCTCAATGGATCATAAATTTCGCAATGCATCGTAATTCTTTGCAGGTTGAAGCGGCTTTCCAAAACCAGCAAAAGtggcagagaaagagagagagagagctacAAGTTGGCCATTTGTTGGCGCTTAAGCTAAtagttggcaaaagttttcgacTACCCATTCCATGCCGAGATGAAGGACATCACTATGACTGGtggaataaatattgaaattgccagaaaagaaaactttcaAGGCGCTCTCTCAATATGCTACaaagcaaaaacttttttaagaCAGACGGCACTTGCTATTTTGAAGTTTCTGCCCCGGGCCAGAGCTAATTTTCCCGGCTggttaattattcaaatggaTAAGTAATCTCCCATTTGGTTGGTAGTCTTTCGGAGTTATGCTTTCCCCAAGATTACTGGGAAGAGGTTTTGATTCTGAATGGAGTTTTAAGCACCAGAATTTTACCTCGATCCACCTTAGCAAATTTCCAGAAAAGTTAGATTGAAACAAAGGCAGGTCGAACCACAGAGTTCGATGTTCTGTTTTCGGTACTTAACATTGAAGTGCTTTCCGGTGCAATTGTTTCGCAAATGCGTGGAGACTGAACTTTTTGCGGTCCTTGGCCATTGACCAGCTGCTGCTCTATCGATTTTATTCCCTTTATGATGGGCTCTTACCTGCCAGGGATTATGGATGGCTCTTTGGCCGGAATTTAATGGAGATGAAACCAAATTGTATTTTGAGACCTTAAATCGGCTGCCGGAATATATAATTATGAAAGAAAgcattgtttttaaattgagGATATTTATTCGTTAGAAATCATAGGCATATAAATACAGGTGCTTCACTATTGTTTAATGGCACCATTACGCTAAAGCACACTTATCCATATCCAGATTGTTGGCTTCTGTTACAAAAAGCTAATATTTATGGAGCAAACAATATTATTGAGGTGTCATAACCAACCGGCGGtgtttacaaaaaatcaaaaatccaaaaatacaCGAAATGGGAGATGGCCGCAAAAATTATGtgcaggaaaatattttgatagaGGCATTAAACACAGTGCCGCATAGATAGAGCAAAAAGTGAAATCGAAACGCCTGAGGGCATATGAAATGCACACAACTCGCACTGGAAAACATACTCGTTTATCATACGAATTATTCAATTGAAGCAAAGGCAACTGCTGCATTTGGCAGCCGTGAGGATTTTTCAGGTGGTCCCTggttttttccccatttttttcAGCAGGCCCTCGATCTTTCGGCGTCGTGCTAAATGTGGAGAACCCGATAATGACGCGGATGATGAACGCCTGCCACAGCCACATTCCCATCAGCAGTGGTTTTCGCATCCAAGTGGCCTTGGCGGTTAAATCTGCTCACCGACCGAGTGAAATGTAAAATCAACTTCGTCTTCCCATGGAGGCAAAGAGATCGAATCGGAAACTGGAATTGGAAAATCCATTGACCAATGCACTCTGAAAAAAGAACCGCGAGTGTAATTAATGTTGAATGAATTAGCACTGAATCCGTTCGTCGGGTTGTTAATCTAGCACAATTCGTATAGTTTCGCCATTTGAGATGCTCATTGCGGGCTGGtaagtaaataattatttaattatttaatcaTATTAAAGGTTAATAAATTCCATTAATACTTACTCTTTCTTGCTGAAGTGAAATTCTATAGGAAAAATTCAGGTGCAAATAGTATTATATTTTGGCAGCTTACTTTTCAATAAGCTAAACTTTCCTTGGATTGAAAAATCTGCGCCACAATGGCTACTGTGTCATCATACCCATACCATACCACGTATTGAGCCAAATTGACCACAGCCACAATTAATTTTGCACTCTTTCTGCTCCTTTTGCACATGCGGTTTCTAATTAAGTGTTGCAGATACTCGGGAAGTGCAATTTCACAGAAACaagcatacacacacacacactaatgCTCAATGGGCTAACCAACGCCATCGCCAGATGGCGCTAATGAACTTCCGCTGTCAAATGAAACGCTTGCCATGCAAATCGCACCATTTTCAATAATTGAAGACGCCTGCCACCGCATTGTTattatcattttcattttgtgctTTCGCCACTCGACTGTTTTTACTTTTCCTTGGCTCATTCgaatttttttctcattttttttgtacgGGAGAGTTCCGCACATGATTCacatcagagaactgcaagggtggcatttttagccactcgactcacacccaaaaATTTtttgtgcgggtgctacccgccacgcacatcgcgggtacttacaaacacacagtatacatctgcacatttagacaagacaccccgttgtgcccgcacccgaatcaatacggtgacctgcgtcgcgggtaccgatcatactcggcacccataacggagggtagagaagacaaacagtcagaaaaagacaaatgcctaaaaagggatgagtgacaaaaacacttgtaggtttaccgttaaacacatgggtgtttccaaaaatactcgggtgtttctaaaaatactcgggttattgtctctatcagtctatctactcttgtagatagtcgagtcacagaccagatgcgtaactccatacgttttacactccatacgtttatacactattctttcggcgtggctctagactttgtcgaatactttgtaaaatatgcccttcatcttattattatattttattataattatatatattatattatattttattaaattatatattataaatatatatatatatgtaatttaattattatatatatatatatatatatatatatatatatatatatattatattatatattattatatattatatatattattaacgtttttattatttaaatgtaaattatagtaaaaataatagtaatagtaataatgctaatagccgaatctatgtacataatgtcacaaaattcatttcaaaaatgaatttatgcaagaatatttgtcattagagtattcatctagcgacttgtgaaaaattagtaaggcaatgattcgatacgggtggcacccgacatgagcacgaaatttttcttgggtattcccttttacccttcatttcttatacccgtcgcgcttccacccatacaaattttaggcgtacaaaaaatgacctgcggccgatcgttgactgtgcgtccactcacccatacggctcttgcgcagcaggcctcgggtggtttttttactcgtaacaaaaacacaacgttggtaaaacacccgaatattttctgttgccgcaagtagggtgtcaaaaaagacggggtgcctagagaccgagtgtttatcgggtggacgtagagtgccagtggcgggctgcagttctctgattcACATCCGTTTAACGCCATTTTCTTCTCGATGGCCCCGGAAAGTAGGCAACAGTTTTTTCTTCGTTTCGCCCGCGTTGACGTTCATTTGCTTCTTCTTTCGGTTGAAGCCGGCAAATTGCtcgcatttaaatgcaaaaattgtcGGCACGTCTAGGTGTTCATAATGTCCCACCTGCCCCAACACCTTTTCCCTACCACCTATTTCTTCCCCTCCTTTTGGCCACCGGAAAATTTACTGCTGCGCGTgcgttttcatttgcttttacTGTCTTCGGTCTATCTTTCATTTTGCTTTGcgttctctttcttttttttattttatttatttgcccaagATTTATGTCACATGCAGGAAGACAGGCCTGTCGTAATATTTTCGCAcgaacacacacgcacacacctgTGGGTCACATACGCAGCCGAGAGGTGTCTGTGTACGTGCGCGTTatgaatatgtatgtgttcATTACGAAACGAGTGGATAGGGAGGCTGGGCGGAGTTTTTTACAACACCGGAAATGTTCCACAACTTTGGACTGGCATATGAAGTATATTTTAATCATCCAGCCAGATTCTGTCGGCGTTTTAACATTTGCATTGtaaagactttaaaaaaaGGGTCAGAAGATCTAAGCTTTTGAGTTTATTGAACTCTGGGGTGCAGATGACATAGTGCAGGTAAGGTAGCCAACCATTCTGTATTCTAAACGCGCTTTTCGCGCACGAATATTCAAAGCAAAAAGGACAAACAATGACCAAATTCCagaaacaatttcatttgatgaCAATCGAAACACCACtagcaatttaaatatgaaagtaCGCTAATGAAGTGCAGGTAAGTATTTGATGTTTAATGACAATGGCGAATGATTTTGCATATGGAAAGTGTCataaaatttggcaaatgaaatgttgaaattggaaaatttacGCCAAGCTGCACTTGCAAATTGTGAATTGCCAGTGGCCGGGACTCAATTGCCTTGTATCGCAGTGAAGTGAAGTGCTTTGGGGCCGGCCTCATTTGCCAGCGGGTCCTGTCACATTTTCAGCGAATTTCCCATGGCCAATTCCAGTCCGCTTGTGTTATGCGTTACGGCCGATTTAATCTGCCGTCGGAGCCCTAACAACATGGCCAACAATTAAGCCGTGCGTGCAAATTCTGTGCAAATTTCCTATTTATCGGTGGCTCTAGTGCCAGTCATTGTTGCTGGATGGCGAAAAGGACTCGATGCATTTGGTCCTTTTTCAGAACCGCAGGCGCCCATTTTCAGTGCCGAAAGCGACTCCTGGGTGCTATAGATGGTCCCTGAAATTCGAAAGTATAGAATCGATACCCCTCCATCGGTCGCCATAgcttttaattcaaaataccAGAGTGCTAATTTGTTTTCGATGTTTCGTAGCAATAATGTCTAATTAGTAAGCCCCTCGACTAAGTAGCACAAATTTTGCATCTATGAGCGGGTTACTATGTGGGTCATTGGCTCTCGGATTCATCCTTAATCCCTTCCATTTCCTGATTGAAGTCAAATGGCAAGCGGAGGCGAACTTAATGAAATGCCAGCAGTAAACGAAGAAGCAAACTGGAGTGGCAGAAGGCAACATGTGAGCAGGAAAAGCGCATTTAACCAGTGAAGCAGAAGAAAAGCAAGAAAAGTGCTGAATGAGGCAAAGGGATaagcgttttctttttttctttcagaGTGTTTGTGCTTATGAATAGCTCACCTGTTGTATAAATTTGCCAACATATAGTTGAGTAAATCTTAATGAATTGAGTATGTTTATGTTACGCACACGTCCGAGTTTCCTAATCTTCTTTAAAACAGTGCACATAGGCATAAATCTTTAGATGAAACCATTTTCCTAACCGGACAACAATATATTACCACTTGCCTTAACGGAAATGAAGGCATACCGAAATATTCTTATGCAATATATCAATTAGTTTTATTAAGGACTTCGTCGTGACAGCAAAACTGCCATAAATCATAATATTAAGCccacaaaacaaattataacTGCCTTGCTGGACAATAATGATAGCAACCGGAAATATCAAGAGGATTCGCAATATCTGGCTAATAccattgcatttaatttttcgcTCACAGCTAATGAACATTTTGGATGAgcttcaatttaaaaaacaaaattgtaatCAACAAGTCATggtcataaaaaaaatttgcttATAACATACGCAAAAATAAGTCAAATCGTCTAAAAAGTTAAAACTAATTAGCATTCTGGGGTGAAAAAATCtgtttttggcattgttaTCATTAAGAGCGCACTtacaagttttttttatttataattgggtaataaaatatattgcgCTTGAAAACACTTGTGTTAAGCATTATACAAAGTTCCTACACTCTTATTACCTTTAGAACATTTCCAATCATCAGTTCCCTTCACTTAAACCCTAACCAACTTCTCAACAAGCTGACCTTTCTGACATCGCAAATTGCAGCTCATCGTCGTCGTTGGCCCTGGCTCACTGGCTTTTAAACCAATATggaaagaaaaatacaaatgaaaataaagtaacGAACTTGTAGCAAGCAGTACAAACAAGTGAACAATAAAACCACTTAAAAGGCAAGCAGCAGAAAATTTCCCTCAAACCCGAGAGCTATCCAGACACCCACATATAAAAACTAACACGCAGAACAGTAAATGCAGAAAAAGGACTGGCAGGATACTGTGGAGTAGTTACAGCAGCAAACAGGAGTAGTCAGAGTGGCTGTCctatataaaaagcaaaataattgGCGTATCAGACATTTTGTTACGCCCAATTTAAGTGCTTCCTTGTTGGAAAAAATGTCTTTTTTGCGAAAAGTGCGATTCTTAATCCTATCTCCTTGAAATAAATagttcataaaatattatttactgGCAGTAAAAAATACTATTGAActacttttgaaaaaaaaaaaaaacatataatttaacttaaaaatttTCCGTTTCATTTACCTCAGAACTTTTACTCTCGGTTGAATAAACCGATGAAGCTGTACCGGAATACTCTGTGCAGGATTCTGGAGTCAAATTGGGTGTAGACGATACATTGGAATCATGAACGGATTCCCTTTCGGAATCACAAGCGGAACATGAGGTGGAATCCGAGAAATACCTGGCGTTAGAATCAGCTGGGTATTCTGCAGGAAAATTTACTATAGTAACATAAACAGATCCGTTTTTGCTATCCGTTAGAGAATCTATTGATGTGGTTGTAGAGGATTCAGAAGAATCCAAATCGGAATCAATAAAGGAATAGTTTTTataaagcaaatataaacTATCGACTGCCGATCTATAAAAGGTTCGTTCCCTTGACAAATCGGATTCTATTTTCGCTTTCACATTAAGAGCGGCATCCAAATCTTCGGTAGAACTTGTACTCTCAACACTACAGTTATATTCTCCTGCACTGATTCGCGTGCTTGATGTGCTAATCGTAGTACCGCTATAATAATTCACATCCAAATAGGATGGCTCCTCCAAATCTTCTTCGGAATTTTTTGATGTCGATGGTTCAGTTATCGTCATTGCATCAGCAATGTTATCTTCCATATTTTCCTTCATTATCAATCGAGCTATAAAACGATTAGGTGCATTTTGTATTTGCCGCAGATAGCGGAAAAATACATTTAGGGACAGGTCAAAGTCACCGTTTGCATGGAAATGTGATAAATATGGACACTTTGGATCCAGAGTCCAGCGCCTATAGCCGCGTATCATAGATTTTGACTGAAAGGTTTCCGTATAATATTCGAACTGGCCCAGCATCGCATTTTGTATAAAGCGGAATAGGTTAATCGCAAGTTCTGGTTGGAGATCTTTGAGATTGCTCGTCCATTGAAGAAGAAATACGGATGGAATCATATGAAATTTTACGAAGCCCAACACACGGGGAATGTACTTCACGCGCATCTCATAGTTTGATATTAGCCAGAGCAGAGCTGAataaaaaatctaaataaataaatataaatgataaatatagagagataaaatataatacaaataatgggttttaaagaaaatcatttcaaaacaaaattataaataatgttataaaataatgtataatGTGGCACCATGGgtaaacaaacttgcgctgaattttaaccttctagcttttatagttcctgagatctcgacgttcttacggacagacggacggcTTTTTCTTCCTGtttcatacttttcaacgaatctagtatacccttttactttacGAGTAATGGGTATAATAAAGACTCAGTAACTTTCATACCTCGATCTCGTTTTGTACAGCCAAGAGCCTCGATCTCAGCAGAGTGCACGCGACGTCGATATCCATGTCTATGAAATCTCCATTGGACACTAGTACCAGGAAAGACTTGCTCACCCTGGGAAATATCATGTCGCTTATATGGGCCATACCCATATCTCT
It contains:
- the LOC6737890 gene encoding uncharacterized protein LOC6737890 isoform X2 — its product is MPDSLKRQFTYKSLRNTVFYEKIPLQKKLKLALERNIGPHAYIIVNDTVYKCQVFVLRIYCTLFTNNLKRGDVVKFPRDAISNECFEWAYAWMTSNEIRLPRENILHFLVAAQYLQCNPLIKRILEFLNDHRTNCELFSFSCYLKARDMGMAHISDMIFPRVSKSFLVLVSNGDFIDMDIDVACTLLRSRLLAVQNEIEIFYSALLWLISNYEMRVKYIPRVLGFVKFHMIPSVFLLQWTSNLKDLQPELAINLFRFIQNAMLGQFEYYTETFQSKSMIRGYRRWTLDPKCPYLSHFHANGDFDLSLNVFFRYLRQIQNAPNRFIARLIMKENMEDNIADAMTITEPSTSKNSEEDLEEPSYLDVNYYSGTTISTSSTRISAGEYNCSVESTSSTEDLDAALNVKAKIESDLSRERTFYRSAVDSLYLLYKNYSFIDSDLDSSESSTTTSIDSLTDSKNGSVYVTIVNFPAEYPADSNARYFSDSTSCSACDSERESVHDSNVSSTPNLTPESCTEYSGTASSVYSTESKSSEVNETENF
- the LOC6737890 gene encoding uncharacterized protein LOC6737890 isoform X1 codes for the protein MEKKDGLMKDFTFQFKFMPDSLKRQFTYKSLRNTVFYEKIPLQKKLKLALERNIGPHAYIIVNDTVYKCQVFVLRIYCTLFTNNLKRGDVVKFPRDAISNECFEWAYAWMTSNEIRLPRENILHFLVAAQYLQCNPLIKRILEFLNDHRTNCELFSFSCYLKARDMGMAHISDMIFPRVSKSFLVLVSNGDFIDMDIDVACTLLRSRLLAVQNEIEIFYSALLWLISNYEMRVKYIPRVLGFVKFHMIPSVFLLQWTSNLKDLQPELAINLFRFIQNAMLGQFEYYTETFQSKSMIRGYRRWTLDPKCPYLSHFHANGDFDLSLNVFFRYLRQIQNAPNRFIARLIMKENMEDNIADAMTITEPSTSKNSEEDLEEPSYLDVNYYSGTTISTSSTRISAGEYNCSVESTSSTEDLDAALNVKAKIESDLSRERTFYRSAVDSLYLLYKNYSFIDSDLDSSESSTTTSIDSLTDSKNGSVYVTIVNFPAEYPADSNARYFSDSTSCSACDSERESVHDSNVSSTPNLTPESCTEYSGTASSVYSTESKSSEVNETENF